The following proteins come from a genomic window of Caloenas nicobarica isolate bCalNic1 chromosome 24, bCalNic1.hap1, whole genome shotgun sequence:
- the LOC135998092 gene encoding amine oxidase [copper-containing] 3-like isoform X3 — translation MKNSLVAQDMAFEMTRAPWSLEQQIERPQLTKKVLDTEDQAAFRLQEKMPRYIYFAANSKNKWGHQRGYRIQITSFAGDHVPEASSMERAVSWARYQLAVTRRKEEEPTSTSIYNQNDPWTPTVAFADFIDNETITNEDLVAWITAGFLHIPHSEDIPNTVTVGNSVGFLLRPYNYYDLDPSIYSHDGVFFTSEQDFTACEINPIACLPKAASCLPNLPPFTYDGFKNISRL, via the exons ATGAAAAACTCCCTGGTAGCCCAGGACATGGCGTTTGAGATGACACGGGCGCCCtggagcctggagcagcagatAGAGCGACCACAACTCACCAAGAAAGTCCTGGACACAGAGGACCAGGCTGCCTTCCGGCTCCAGGAGAAGATGCCCAGATACATCTACTTTGCAGCCAACAGCAAAAACAAGTGGGGCCACCAGCGTGGTTACAGGATCCAGATCACCAGCTTTGCAGGGGACCACGTCCCCGAAGCCAGCTCCATGGAGAGGGCCGTCAGCTGGGCCAG GTACCAGCTGGCCGTCACCCGGCGGAAGGAGGAGGaacccaccagcaccagcatctACAACCAGAACGACCCCTGGACGCCCACCGTGGCCTTCGCCGACTTCATCGACAATGAGACCATCACCAACGAG GACCTGGTTGCCTGGATAACCGCTGGTTTCCTTCACATCCCGCACTCTGAGGATATTCCCAACACTGTGACGGTGGGAAACTCCGTTGGTTTTCTCCTGAGACCCTACAACTACTATGACCTGGACCCCTCTATATACTCACACGACGGCGTGTTTTTCACCAGCGAGCAGGACTTCACAGCGTGTGAAATCAACCCCATTGCGTGCCTGCCCAAAGCTGCCTCTTGTTTGCCAAACCTCCCCCCCTTCACCTATGATGGTTTCAAAAATATAAGCAGGCTTTAA